The genomic window ACGAGCTCGTGGCCGCCATCCGCAGGGAAGTGGAGGCCTTCGGCGCGACGGTGGAGATCACCGTGAACAACCTCTGCCGGGCCTCCCGCATCGACCCCGCCACGTCCTGGACCGTGGACGTGGCCACCCGCGCCCTGGCCACGCTGGACATCCAGGCCCAGCCCGCCCTCATGTGCGGGTTCACCGACGCCTCCATCTACAACAACCACGGCATCGAGATGGCCGTGGTGGGCATCGGCGCGCGCCAGGAGCACTCCACGGACGAGCACATCCTCGTGGAGGACATGGAGCGGGCCGTGGCCATGATGGTGGAGATCCTCCGCCTGAGCGCCTAGAAGGTTCCCTGGCGGGTTCCCGCTTTTTTCACTTCCCGCGTTGCCCCAGGGGTCTGCCTGACCGATCTCATCCCCGTGCATCCCCGGCTGATTCCTGCCGGAGTGGGTCCAGGCGAGTGGCTCGATGGACGGGGAAAGGGACGACAGCCTGTTTGGCTAGATCCGAAGCCTCGTCAGAATGCAGGCCAAGGCCACCATGGCCGCGAACCTAGCCCATCCGGCCCGCCAGGTCCTCCGCCCCGGCCTGCCGGAGTCCCTCCACCACCCCCTCCCGGTTCCGCTCCGGCTGGTTCTGGCTCAGCTTCCACTTCCCCACCAGCCGGGTCACCTCGATCTCGATGCCCACCACCGCGGCGATCCGGCCTTCCAGGAAGTCGGCAGGCGCGTCCGCCGGCCTCCAGGGCGCGGGGAACGCCGCCTCGTGCTCCGCGGTCAGGTCGTCCAGGAGGCCGCGGACCCAGGCCGGATCGTCGTGGACCCGGAGCCGCCCGTGGGCGTGGACCACCAGGTAGTTCCAGGTGGGCACGGCCTTGCCGGTCTCGCGCTTGGTGGGATACCAGCCCGGACTGACGTAGTGCCCGGGCCCCTGGAAGATGGCCAGGACCTCGGCGCCGTCGGCGGCCCGCCAAAGGGGGTTCGCGCGTGCCACGTGGCCGCGCAGGGTGCCCGCGGGACCCGTCAGCAGCGGGATGTGGTCGGCGGTGAGGCCTTCGGGACCCAGGGTCACGAGGGCGGCCAGCGGGTGCCGGCGCATGAGGCCCTCGAGGGCCTCGGGCCGGGATTCCTCGAAGTGGGGAGGCAGGTACATGGCTCCAGCGTATCAGGCCAGGTCCCGCGCCTTGGCCTGGAACTGGGGCATGGTGTAGGGCTTGGGCAGGACCGCCACGTCCGGCATCCCCGCCAGCAGCGCCGCGGTGGCGTCGTCCAGATAGCCGGTGGCCAGGATGGCGGGAAGCGCCGGCCGGAACGCGCGGATGTTGACGAGCGTCTCCACGCCCCCCATCACCGGCATGTTGAGGTCCAGCAGCACGAGGTCCACCTCGAGTCCCCCCGCCAGCCGCGCCAGGGCCTGGGCGCCGCCGCCGGCGACCTCCACATGGTGCCCGAGCTGGACGAGCATGGCGGGGACCGAGTCGCGGATCAGCGCGTCGTCGTCCACCAGGAGGACCCGCAGAGGCCTGCAAGGGGCCTCGGGACCGCACGGGGGCGCCTCCCCGGGGGCCTCCAGCGGGGCCGCCGGGAGGTGGATCAGGATGGTGGTCCCCTGCCCCACGCGGCTCTGGATTTGCACGGTGCCGCCGTGGGCCTTGACGGTGTTGAAGACCATGGACAGGCCCAGCCCCGTCCCCTTCCCGAAGGGCTTGGTGGTGAAGAAGGGCTCCATGGCCCGGCGCAGCACCTCCGGCGGCATGCCTTCGCCGGAATCGGCCACCTCCAGCTGGGCTCCGCCGTCGGCGGCGCGGCGGGTGCGCAGGAGGAGCGTCCCGCCTCCGGGCATGGCGTCCCCGGCGTTCACGCAGAGGTTCAGGATGGCGCTGCCCAGGGTGCCGGATTCCCCCCGCACGGGCGGGAGCGTGGCGTCCAGGTCCTCCATGACCTGCACCTTCTGGAACAGCGTCCGGCGGAGCATCGCGGCCTGCTCCCTCACCAGATCGTTCAGGTCCAGGATCCGGGCTTCGCGGAGCCCTTTGCGGGCGAAGTTCGTGAGCGCCTGGACCAGGCTCCGGCCGCGGTCGCTCGCGCGGTCGATGGTGCCCAGGGGGCCCGCCAGGTCCGCGTTCTCGCGGTGCACGAACAGGAGGGTCTGGGCCACGGCCTGGATGGAGGCCAGGACATTGTTCATGTCGTGGGCGATGCCGCTGGCGAGGCTCCCCAGGCTCTCCAGGCGCTGGGTGTGCTCCAGCTCCTCCTGCATCTGGCGGTGCGCGGTGATGTCCAGGAGCGTGCCGAGCAGGCGCGATGCGCGTCCGCCCGCGCCCTTTTCCGCCCTGGCGCGGCTGTGCAGCCAGCGGACCTCGCCGTCCGGCCGGCGGATGGGATAGTCCATCTCCAGGGGCTCGAAGGTGGCCACGGCATGGCTGACCCCCGCGGCCACCGCGCTCCGGTGGCTGGGCTCCACCAGCTCCAGCCACGTGCGGAAATCCTTCTGCCCCTCATCCTGGCCCAGGATGCGCGAAAGGGTGGGGCTGACCCGGATCACCCCGGTGGCGAGGTCGTAGTCGTAGGTGCCCACCAGGGCCGCCTCCTGGGCCTCCCGCATGAGCCGCTCGCTTTCGGCGAGGGCGCGTTCGGCCCGGGCCCGGTTCCGGTTGACCACGAGCAGGGCCGCGATCAGGGCCGTGAGGATGGCGAAGAGGATCCCGGCGACGATGACGTAGGGCCGGAAAAGGCCCCACAGGGTCGGTGGCCGGTTCACGAGGATGGAATCCGGCGGCAGGCTCGACAGGTCGCACCCCCAGCGCCTGAGCTGGTTCCAGTCGAACATGGGCCGCACGAAGGCGCCGGGGGACAGGGGCGGCAGGGGCCGCCCCTGCTGGATCTCCACCACGGCCTGCCCCAGGAGGGCTCCGGCGGTCTCCGGGTCCACCATCTCCCCGCCCACCACGCCTTCGCCCAGGAAGCTGGAGAGGATGCTGAAGACCGGGGCATTGGCCCCCTTGGTCAGGGCCCGCACCACATCCGTGGGCACGAACAATTCCCCCGTGACGTCCGACGTCACGATCGAGAAGAGGATCAGGGTGTCCGGCGCCAGGTGCCCGGCCTGCGCGAGGACGTCCTTCACGCTCCGGCCGCTGGTGTAGTCGAAGTCGATCCGCCCCTCCCACGCCGCGAACGCCTTGCGGGCCTGCGCCTCGACGCGCAGGTTCGACTCGGCGTTCCCCGAGACGAAGAGCACGTGGCGGGTGCGCGGGAACAGCGCCAGGGCGCGCTCCAGGGTGCCCTTCACCTCGAAGCGCAGGGGCAGCTGGAACGTCTCCCGGCCCTCCACGCCCGCGCCCTCCTGGCCGAAGAGCGTCACCGCCGGGGTCCCCGGCGACAGGTCCCGGCCCTCGCGCCCGAGGAAGTCCCGGGCCGGGTCGAAGACCGTGATGATGAGGCCGAACTTCATCCCGGCGTATTTCTCCAGCAGGAGGTCCCGCAGGTGCGCGCGCTGGCCGGGGGCCCGGGGCGGGTTGATGTCGAGGTACTCGGGATGGAAGGTGCCGTACT from Geothrix sp. 21YS21S-2 includes these protein-coding regions:
- a CDS encoding FMN-binding negative transcriptional regulator, whose translation is MYLPPHFEESRPEALEGLMRRHPLAALVTLGPEGLTADHIPLLTGPAGTLRGHVARANPLWRAADGAEVLAIFQGPGHYVSPGWYPTKRETGKAVPTWNYLVVHAHGRLRVHDDPAWVRGLLDDLTAEHEAAFPAPWRPADAPADFLEGRIAAVVGIEIEVTRLVGKWKLSQNQPERNREGVVEGLRQAGAEDLAGRMG
- a CDS encoding PAS domain-containing hybrid sensor histidine kinase/response regulator, translated to MHRWFVCILVGFACVCSFASPAPPQDVLILYSFSQNLPAQGKINAGMGKVIASRRLEYGTFHPEYLDINPPRAPGQRAHLRDLLLEKYAGMKFGLIITVFDPARDFLGREGRDLSPGTPAVTLFGQEGAGVEGRETFQLPLRFEVKGTLERALALFPRTRHVLFVSGNAESNLRVEAQARKAFAAWEGRIDFDYTSGRSVKDVLAQAGHLAPDTLILFSIVTSDVTGELFVPTDVVRALTKGANAPVFSILSSFLGEGVVGGEMVDPETAGALLGQAVVEIQQGRPLPPLSPGAFVRPMFDWNQLRRWGCDLSSLPPDSILVNRPPTLWGLFRPYVIVAGILFAILTALIAALLVVNRNRARAERALAESERLMREAQEAALVGTYDYDLATGVIRVSPTLSRILGQDEGQKDFRTWLELVEPSHRSAVAAGVSHAVATFEPLEMDYPIRRPDGEVRWLHSRARAEKGAGGRASRLLGTLLDITAHRQMQEELEHTQRLESLGSLASGIAHDMNNVLASIQAVAQTLLFVHRENADLAGPLGTIDRASDRGRSLVQALTNFARKGLREARILDLNDLVREQAAMLRRTLFQKVQVMEDLDATLPPVRGESGTLGSAILNLCVNAGDAMPGGGTLLLRTRRAADGGAQLEVADSGEGMPPEVLRRAMEPFFTTKPFGKGTGLGLSMVFNTVKAHGGTVQIQSRVGQGTTILIHLPAAPLEAPGEAPPCGPEAPCRPLRVLLVDDDALIRDSVPAMLVQLGHHVEVAGGGAQALARLAGGLEVDLVLLDLNMPVMGGVETLVNIRAFRPALPAILATGYLDDATAALLAGMPDVAVLPKPYTMPQFQAKARDLA